Genomic segment of Triticum aestivum cultivar Chinese Spring chromosome 6A, IWGSC CS RefSeq v2.1, whole genome shotgun sequence:
TCCAGAGCTCAGTGTATCTGCATAGAGATCTTAGACGATGGCTAGGACCACACTGTATTCCACAAGGAGCAAATACTTGGCAGTGGAAACAAGTTCAGGCACCTAGTGGTCAAGAGGTTTTCCTTTTTGAGACACTAGTCAAGAGGGGTAAGCTCGAGGGGGCGTCTTGCATCCACAATGATAACATCCCTATAAGGTGTGTACTCTGACATTTCTCGATGTGAAGAAACAAAAGAGACCGCAACAGGCATCACATAGGGCCAAGTGGGCAAGTGGCGGTGCCAACTTAGAAAGGCTCAGAAAGTACTTCCTTCGTCTCATAATTTAAGAGCGTTTTAACTTTTGGGAGTAGCAACCAGCGCAAATAGGTTCAGACGATGGCACCAACTTAGCAAAAAGGTTGTTTACAAATTTTGCAATAATAAAGAGTAACCCCGACCTCGAAAAGAGCTTCGAGATCAAGCCTAACTAGGTCGCAGTTGCCATGGTGAAGATGCTAGCGAGCCTTGAGGGCAAATCCATGTATCCAAGGAGGCCCAGCTGCCACACGGTGGAATATAGGCTAATGAACTTCAAGACCAAGCCTGACGAGGTCCCAgctgccatgttagagcatatGTGCATACGCCCCAAGCTTTGCAAATTTTCATGTATTTTTATTCAAGTTCTTGTGCGGTCCATCAAATGGAAGCAAATTTGTATGGTGATAcaatcaactactccctccgtcccaacgctcttatattatgttatgggacagagggagttgCTCGCACTCTTAGAACTTGCGCTCCTAGACAGTAGATTTAATTGGTCAAACAATCAAGCATAACCAACTTTGTAGTCTTGACGGAGCCTTCTTCAACCTAGCTTGGAATGACTCTTTTTCAAACACAACCCAAAAGGCTAGCTAGTCATTATTATTGGAAAGTCTCGGCCGAGTGAAATATAACATAAATTACACCActgaaataagagagagagagaaaagctgGTCTCATGCGCTATAGCTGCACCCATGCTTATCAGTTCTGGTTCTTGTTCTTGTGCACATTAAATTTTGAAATACTAGTTTTTATTTTTCTAGTGGTCAACGAAATTGAACAACAAGGATgataaaaacaagaagaaaaattaCTTATTTCAGAACTGTAATCCATAGGCCATAACATATGAGTCGAGTCAAGTAGAAAAACATACTCATTTTATAACTGTAATCCATAGGCCATAACATATGAGTTGAGTCAAGAAGAAAAACATACTTATTTTACAACTATAATCCATGGGCCATAACATATGTGTTGAGTCATGGATCGTCGGTGCTATCTATATCAGGAGGTGTCATAAAAGAATTGAATGGCCGCACTAGCATATCTCTCTTGCGAAAGAATTCTTTTTCGTGATCTTGTTTTCCACAGAAAAAATCTGCACTGCTTGGGTGCAAGACATTGGATTCATCTGGACAAAATGCACACGAGGCTCTAAAGCGGCACAACGGCTTTTCTGTTGACATTACAGAGAAAGATAAAGACAGAATTAGCTGCAAGTTACATTAATGATATGGATATACTCAAGTGGCTAGCAAACACAGTATGGCGAATGTAAAGATAAATTTAGGTAGTACCTAAGATAGTGCATGTTTCAACGACTATTTGGCACCAGCGtctatcaaaatatagctcggcAAAGAAGTGTTGCGTCTCGGCGGTGGCATCCACTGGGCGAGCCGAAAAGCCGAGGTGGTACCAGAAAGTTTCCCTAAAACCGATGCAGACGGCGTTCATCTCTGTGGTGGGAGGATACTCAGGATACTCGAACTCGGCACCCTGCATCTCAGCGATCGATCTCAAACCCTCAATCATAAGTATTAAGTACTCGCCTGGATGTATGAGAGGGAGAGACGGAGAGAGTATCATACCGGGTTGTTGGAGTTGTAATGTTCAAGGGCGACGTCAACAAGCTGAGAAATTCGGAAGGCGACGATATCTCTGTCTCCAAATAAACAAGGGTACACCAAATAAATAAACATAATAAGTACTCCTATAAGAATAGAAATACATGCAAGCAATTGAGGAAATTTACAGAAATAATATATCCAGTAGCTACGAATTACATACTCTTTTGACATACGGCTGCCTGGGGGAGGGTTGGCGTAATCAAAGGCagcggcgccgccgtcgccgccggcagTGGAAGAGAATAAGGAACCCATCGATGGATCAATGTCCCGGTGCCTCTTGGCGGCTGGCCAAAGTAAATAGAAGGATTTCCCCGTATATGTCAGTATATGGTTAAGCCGATCGGGATCGGAGACTAGGAGTCCCTTTGCGTTACGGAAGATAAATAGCCTACGTTTGTTTATGCTCCACAACAAATAGCGTGTAGGCAGGCCGGCTGGTTGGATCTGGGCCGCAGGAGGGCCGTGTGTCCACTGTCCAGCGGGGGGTTACGCCCTAATAGCCTACGTTTTTTGCGTGCCTTGattttcttgtctttgtttctcaaATCTCTGGTGATTGCAACCCGTAGACTGCCGCTGCTTGCTTGTACAGGCGCAGGTACGAGTTACAAAACCGACTCGTGCTAGACCAAGCAAACTCCAAACCGACTTAAGCTAAGCTTTCCAATTGTACTTGCACACGTAGCCTACTAAGCACAAAGACATTTTCCTAACCCTAATGATAAATGCCACACGTGGGATGTGTGGCACTCCAGCCCTGACGTTTTTCGATGACAAGGCACGCAAGGATGGCAAATTCTAGTGGCACGCGGCAAGTTTCTTTCAAAAACAAACAAAAGCACAAAAGTTGCCATGCTTGCCTCAAATCATTTTGACCGACATAACCCTACTTCCCATTCATCTCGCGACGAACCACATTCCACGGTTGTTGGTGAGAGCGGCAGTGGCGGCGGGGTACATAGGGGGCTGAGAGCCGTAGTCGTGGCAAGGATGATGGCGATGTTGGGATGGACACGTGTTGCACAGTGGATGTCTCTTTTTCAGACGTTGAAGCTGAGCgattccctttttcttttttcttttccttttctcctCCTTtacttttttttcagttttttgaattttctttttCCAAGTGCCAAACATTTTTTTATTCATcaaattaagaaaatgttcatcaatttcgAAACTTGTTCatagttttcaaaaaaaatcatcaaatacaAAATTTGTTCATTGAATTCAATATTTGTTCATCCATTTTTCAAAAAATGGTTCTTGAATAAAACTTTTGTTCATCAAGTTCAATTTTCTTTAtcaaaaaattattctaaaatAAAAAATGCTCAATTTTTTCATCAAAATAAAAAATTCATTCTTCTGATAttgcgaacattttttaattcaagAACTATTTTGTACAATTCAAAATTTTATGAAATTTAAGAACCCATCCCGTATTATTTTAAGATATAGAATAAAACAAAAAGTGAAAATAGGAGGAAAAgtaaaaaagggaaaacaaaatggGGGGCGTCCGCCCTGTGCGGAGGTGTGTGTTCCTGCGTCTTGGGGCGCACAGGCCGCTAAATTGGACCTCCCTTCGAAGGGAGGTCTTTTTTTTCCTAGTCCCTTCGTGGACATATTCCACGTCTCACGCCCGCTCTAATTCTTGCAAACGCTTGTGAAAATTTGAAGCATGGTATAGTACATTGTTACAGGGCCTCGGCAAGGTGTGCATGCATGGTTTCAAATTCTGAATATGGTTTTTGATGATGAATAAATAAAATCTTTCATCCCTCAAGAAAAAGAACCTGTGAAAGTGCCAAGGTGCAAAAAAGATGTTGCAGCCTTAAGGCTGGATTCAGCCAGCGATGAGCGCGTACGTACGTGATTCTTGCACTTTGCACTGCAGGGTACGGGGCAGAAGGAGATCATAGGCATTCGAGAAGGTCTCTGATTGTTGATGTTGAGTCAGACAACCTTGAAGCAGTGAAGATGATTGAAGAGATGGATAGATCAAAATATGCTTTTCTGATAGGGGAGATCAAAGCTAGTTTGATTGAGCATAATTCTTGTATTTcgtccgtttcaaattactcgtcgcagaaatggatgtatctaaatgtaCCTAGaacttctagatacatccatttctgcgacgagtaatttggaacggagggagtattactcatGTTGTGCGCAGCAAAAATAATGCTAGTCACTTTTTAGCAAATTTTGGACGATCACAATGCCGAACTGTTGTGTGGCTTGGATCGATCCTGATGAACTCCTTAACATTGCCGGTCGTGATTGTAACCCTGGATAGTTTTGAGTAATACTATACAAGAGTattatcccgcaaaaaaaaaaggtacagggcagaagaagaagaaggcgaatGTACGCGGGGCACTTCTTGATTGATTCTTGTGCTATGCGCAGCAATATAAATACGGGAGGGCAGCACCCCCAACCAACGGCCCAACCGCCTCCCCAACCAATTCTTCTTCAAACTCCCGCCACCCCCAACGGCCGCCTCCatggcctcgtcctcctcctcctccatgccctccaccgccgcctcctcctcgcggccCCCCGCCGACGGAGCGCTCGCGCCGAGCCTCGACTACGACACGGCCTTTCCGGTTCTGGGGAGTTTGCCACCGCGTCCTCCCAGGGGCGGGagagcagcgccgccgccgcgtcctccgaGGAGGAGCGAGGACCGTCGGCGAGGAGGGAAGACGCCCAGCTACACGTTCGACGGGGACACCGTAGGCATGTCGCTTGGTTCGCTCTACGGGCGCGCGGACAATGCCGCAGCGGAGACGACTGCGGCCACGGCCGAGGCGGACGCCGCAGCGGGGACGACCTCGGCGACTCCTCCGAACTCTGTCGATCCCGCCACGACGACCAAGGCGGGGACCTTCGCCGCAGCGAAGGCGGTTCTCTCAGGTGCGATCAGTCCCCTCCCGGCCGAGTTCTCCTGTTGATTTCTTGTTCTTGCTTTCTTGCAAACTAATCGGAGGAATTCGTTCAGGGCTTCCCGCCCTGTTGCCTGCTGTGCAGGTGTTCGGCGACTACCGCTTCGGGTACACGATGGGCGACCTCTTCCAGGACCTCGAGAAGCTCCAGCTCGGGTCGCCGAACGTCAACGAGCCGATGCATCCGCCGCCGCTCCAGTTTCAGGTCCAGCCGCCGCTCCGATCCCAGCGGCTTCAGGCCCCCCGCTACTTCAACGCGCCGATGGCTCAGGTTCAGCTCCAGGGGCCTCCGCCCCAGTTCGCGCCGCCACGCTTCGGCGGGCAGCAGCCTCAGGTCCCAGCTCGCCCGCTACACGCCATGGAAGTTCCACGGCTACCCGTTGGCGTCGAGCCCTCCGGTGTTCATACGGGTTCAGTTCGAGCATCAGCAGGGATCTTTCACGGGTTTCGTCAGGGTACAGGGCAGGTACACTACGATTTTGCACAGGAATTTGTCATGAACTGCAACTGGTGGTGTTCACATTTTGGTGTAGATGCTATTAGCTGCATTGCAATGATCTCTTGGGTTATATTTTTGTGCTAATCTGCTTGTGCTTGATACAGTTTACTGAAACTGTTTTAGTCCAAGAAACAGTTAACTGAAACTGTTGTAGTCTGAAAAAACAGTTAACTGAAACTCTTGTAGTCTGAAAAAACAGTTTTCTGACACTCTTGTGGTCTAAAACTGACAGGTGTTGGGGATTGTCTGCAACTGTTGTAATCTTGTTGATAAGTAGATTAAGATCTGTTATTGGGGAAATAAATCATTATGGAACTTAAAACTCCAAATCATTTGAATTAGCCCATTTGTCAGGACAGGTACACCACGATTTTGCACAGGAATTTGTCATGAACTGCAACTGAAGGTCTTTGATTAAATTGTCATGCACAACGTTCAGATTCTGGTGTAGATGCTGTTTGCTGCAATACAATGATCTTTTGGGGTTTATTATTGCGCTAATCTGCTACTGCTTGATACGATTTACTGAAACTTTTTTACTCCCAGAAACAGTTTACTGAAACTGTTGTATGAAAAAACAGTTAACTGAAACTCTTGTAGTCTAAAACTGATAGGTTTTGGGAATTGTCTGCATGCAACTTTTTTTTTAGGAATTGTCTGCATGCAACTGTTGTAATCTTGTAGATAAGTAAAATAAGATCTGTTATTGGGGGAATAAATCATTATGGAACTTAAAACACCCACTCAGTTGATTCAtctccttttgtccttagcatagAAGATGCTGTGGTATCCATTTGAATTAGCGTCGAATAACTATGTGAAAATTAAATGAGATTTCAGGTTCTAACAATACTAAATTAAATGAATCTGATTTCTGCACATAAGCTATATTCAGGTTTTGTACATTAGCTGTAATCTtagttgtttctttttattctacAAAATTCTGAGATTTAGATTGTTCATCTGCCTCCTTCTGATCTTCTTTGGCGAGAATGTACTCTGATCTTGAATCTATTATGCAGAATCTACAGATGTTGGTGTAGATACTATTTTACTACATGAAAATATTTAGAATCTTACTTTAGTTGAGTGCTAATCTGATCGTGCTTGGAAAAAGGTTACTATAGAAGAGTAAAAGTAGTTCATTTAGGATTTGGTAGTAGTCTGAAACTGTTGCAGTCTTATGGAAGAGTAAAAGTAGTTCATTTAGGATTTGGTAGTTGCCTGAAACTGTTGCAGTCTAATAGAAGAGTAAAAGTAGTTTGATTTGCCTTGTGAATTTTTTCACTCCTTGATTCATATAATTCAGTTCCATTCTGGAACATTTGCCTATAGATAAATAGGCAAATCAAGTTCAGTCATCTGATTTCACCTTTGCATAGTAATATACTAATTTTCTAACCTCTGAATTAATTCCTCAAAAAACAAACCTCTGGACATAATTCAGTTAGTATTTGTACAATATCACATTTATAATCATTACAACTTTACAAGGATGGCACATTACATTGTTTGAAGGTACAGGACAGGTACACTAACATTTTGCACAGGAATTTGTCATGCACAGTAACTGAAGGTCTTTGATTTAATTTGTCATCCACTACGTTCAGATTCTAGTGTAGATGCTTTTTGCTGCATTACAATGATCTTTTGGGGTTTATTATTGTGCTAATCTTCTTGTGCTTGATACGGTTTACTGAAACTTTTTTACTCCCAGAAACAGTTTACTGAAACTGTTGTAGGATAAAACAGTTAAATGAACTCATGTAGTCTAAAAGACTAAAACTGGCAGGTTTTGGGAATTGTCTGCATGCAACTGTTGTAATCTTGTAGACAAGTAAAAGAAGATGCGTTATTGGGGGAATACATTATTATGAAACTTAAAACTCCAAATCAGTTGATTCATCTCCTTTTGGCCTTAACATAGAAGATGGTGATATCCATTTGATTTAGCCCATTTTACTTGCGTCGAATCAGTCTGTGAACAAAATTCAGGTTCCAACAATTCTAATTAAATGAATCATATTTCTGCCCAGGAGCTGTATTCAGGTTTTGTACATGAGCTGTAATCTT
This window contains:
- the LOC123130160 gene encoding uncharacterized protein, which translates into the protein MGSLFSSTAGGDGGAAAFDYANPPPGSRMSKEDIVAFRISQLVDVALEHYNSNNPGAEFEYPEYPPTTEMNAVCIGFRETFWYHLGFSARPVDATAETQHFFAELYFDRRWCQIVVETCTILEKPLCRFRASCAFCPDESNVLHPSSADFFCGKQDHEKEFFRKRDMLVRPFNSFMTPPDIDSTDDP